Genomic segment of Halictus rubicundus isolate RS-2024b chromosome 16, iyHalRubi1_principal, whole genome shotgun sequence:
TTGAactgttgctgctgttgttgttgctgcaaCGCGGGATGATGCAGGCCGGGATGCAAGCCGTGGTGCAAGCTATGATGATGCGCGAGAGGATCGGGGCTACCGGAGTCGGAGACGGAGCTTCTTCCGGAGGAGGACGAGCTGCTGAGAGGCGGCTCGCTGATGGATCCAGACATGGACGCCAGGGACATGCCCATCAAGGACAAATCCCTGGGCGCGGTGGAATGGTTGTGATGGTGTAGATGGTGTTGTCGATGGGGCGGCTGCTGCTGTAGATGGTGGCGATGATGGTGTCCGAGGTTCGACTCGACGGTGTCCCAGGGTCGAACGATCTTCGCCTTGGGTCTGTGGGAGAGGATGTCGAGGATGCTGAACGACTTAACGCCTCTCTCGTTGGTGTCGCGGTCCCTGTCGTCCTCCTCGTCGGACTGCTGCATCTGGACCATCTTCAGCCGTTTCAGAGGTTTGAAATAGTCGTCGGTGGCCCCGGTCGCCGAGGGGCCGTTGCTGCTGGTCCTGCTGTCCAGctcttcgtcgtcgtcctcgtcctcttcgtcttctCGCAGCGTGGTGACAGATTCGCCGGCGCTGCTCTCGCGAGCTCGCAAACTCCTGCCGTTCGACATCCTGTAGTCGCTCCTCGAGTAACTGTCCTCGTCGTCGATCATCGAGTCCCGCTGGTAGCTCCTTCTGGGAGGACTCAGTCTGTCGTACTCCTCCCTGGTCTGCGACGACAACCTCTCGTCTTCCTCGGCGGTCGGGGCGACAACCACCAACGGTAA
This window contains:
- the LOC143362315 gene encoding uncharacterized protein LOC143362315 gives rise to the protein MCTTEMTEAYTMSPSTTVSSSATTPGCLASPVHRRTPCRGSPGRGEAQDDEDEISVGCPSPLPLVVVAPTAEEDERLSSQTREEYDRLSPPRRSYQRDSMIDDEDSYSRSDYRMSNGRSLRARESSAGESVTTLREDEEDEDDDEELDSRTSSNGPSATGATDDYFKPLKRLKMVQMQQSDEEDDRDRDTNERGVKSFSILDILSHRPKAKIVRPWDTVESNLGHHHRHHLQQQPPHRQHHLHHHNHSTAPRDLSLMGMSLASMSGSISEPPLSSSSSSGRSSVSDSGSPDPLAHHHSLHHGLHPGLHHPALQQQQQQQQFKRKTSQQHGGQAGHHGKRTTGQGSPLDALFQMTSKTFDAGEHSQEQANHLNLFNNRQQPKKKRKSRTAFTNQQIFELEKRFLYQKYLSPADRDEIAAQLGLSNAQVITWFQNRRAKLKRDMEELKKDVQTVNPLLVAQHHKTFLENVQDLGILKKRPLPSSMDEKS